In Hwangdonia lutea, a single window of DNA contains:
- the pheT gene encoding phenylalanine--tRNA ligase subunit beta — MKISYNWLKQFIKTDWTAKQTSELLTDLGLEVEGVERYQSVKGGLEGVVIGKVLTCVKHPNADKLKLTTVDIGTDAPVQIVCGAPNVAAGQKVPVATIGTTLYTDEGESWTIKKGKIRGEESHGMICAEDELGLGTSHDGIMVLDEKIKVGTQAADIFDIENDQVFEIGLTPNRADAMSHYGTARDLKAGLIQKDIKLELITPSVSAFRVDNRTLKIDIDVQNKDLAPRYCGVTISKIKVAESPTWLQHRLKAIGLSPINNIVDATNYVLHELGQPLHAFDALKISGSKIEVKTVKAGTKFTTLDGIERELHEDDLMICDTEKPMCIAGVFGGIDSGVTESTTSIFLESAYFNPVSVRKSAKRHGLNTDASFRFERGIDPNITEYALKRAALLIQEVAGGEITSDIIDVYPKKIEDFHVRMSFDNAKKLIGEEIPEEIIKRILTSLDIKVNNVTETGLGLTVPAYRNDVLREADIIEEILRVYGYNNIKTTEKINASISSTSRFEDHKIQNIVGDQLAAQGFYEILSNSLTNPNYVALSEQIKEEHNISMLNPLSNDLSVLRQSLLFSGLEAVLHNINRKRQDLKFFEFGKTYHHYNNTRAENKHLTLFATGNKNKESWYDASKKSDFFFLKGSITSILERLGISRYNETPVKNDVFSEGLSLNLGKTKLVDFGLVKKSILKHFDISQEVLYADFNWDAILDIVKRHKITFKAIPKYPEVRRDFALLLDEAVTFDSIYKIAKQSEKQLLKSVSLFDVYQGKNLPQGKKSYALRFTLQDENKTLNDKQIDKIMKKLQTNFEKQLGAELR, encoded by the coding sequence CGGTTTGGAAGGTGTGGTAATTGGCAAAGTTTTAACCTGTGTTAAACACCCTAATGCTGATAAATTAAAGTTAACCACCGTAGATATCGGTACCGATGCTCCGGTGCAAATCGTTTGTGGCGCGCCCAATGTGGCAGCTGGACAAAAAGTGCCTGTGGCCACCATTGGCACAACGTTGTATACGGATGAGGGCGAAAGTTGGACCATTAAAAAAGGAAAGATTCGAGGCGAAGAAAGTCACGGTATGATTTGTGCCGAGGACGAACTAGGTTTGGGAACATCGCACGATGGCATTATGGTTTTAGATGAGAAAATAAAAGTGGGAACTCAAGCTGCGGATATTTTTGATATTGAAAACGACCAGGTTTTTGAAATTGGATTAACCCCAAACCGCGCCGATGCGATGAGCCATTACGGAACAGCACGCGATTTAAAAGCAGGATTGATTCAAAAGGATATTAAATTAGAGCTTATCACGCCATCGGTTAGTGCGTTTCGTGTAGACAACCGTACTCTGAAAATCGATATCGATGTACAAAATAAAGATTTAGCACCGCGCTACTGTGGCGTAACCATTTCTAAAATAAAGGTGGCAGAATCTCCAACATGGTTGCAACACCGCCTAAAAGCAATTGGTTTAAGCCCTATTAATAATATTGTAGATGCCACCAATTACGTGCTACACGAACTGGGGCAACCGCTTCATGCTTTTGATGCCTTAAAGATTTCAGGTAGTAAAATTGAAGTTAAAACGGTAAAAGCAGGCACTAAATTTACAACATTGGATGGTATAGAGCGCGAATTGCACGAAGATGATTTAATGATTTGCGACACCGAAAAACCCATGTGTATCGCAGGTGTTTTTGGTGGTATCGATTCTGGTGTTACCGAAAGCACAACCAGTATCTTTTTGGAAAGCGCATATTTTAATCCGGTTAGCGTTCGTAAATCCGCAAAGCGCCATGGGCTAAATACCGATGCTTCATTTAGATTTGAGCGTGGTATCGACCCTAATATTACCGAATACGCTTTAAAACGCGCTGCCTTATTAATTCAAGAGGTTGCCGGCGGCGAAATTACCAGTGATATTATTGATGTGTATCCCAAAAAGATTGAGGATTTTCATGTGCGAATGAGTTTTGATAATGCCAAAAAATTGATTGGTGAAGAAATTCCAGAAGAAATTATCAAACGTATTTTAACCTCATTGGATATAAAAGTAAACAATGTTACCGAAACCGGATTGGGTTTAACCGTTCCGGCCTACAGAAACGATGTGCTTCGTGAAGCCGATATTATTGAAGAAATTCTGCGTGTTTACGGTTATAACAACATTAAAACTACCGAAAAAATAAACGCCTCAATTTCAAGCACTTCTCGTTTTGAAGACCATAAAATTCAGAATATTGTGGGCGATCAATTAGCGGCTCAAGGGTTTTACGAGATACTTTCAAACTCACTAACAAACCCCAATTATGTGGCCTTAAGCGAGCAGATAAAGGAAGAACATAACATTAGCATGCTTAATCCGCTAAGTAACGATTTGTCGGTGTTGCGCCAGTCTTTATTGTTTTCTGGTTTAGAAGCGGTTTTACACAATATCAATAGAAAACGTCAAGATTTAAAATTCTTTGAATTCGGAAAAACCTATCATCATTATAACAACACCAGAGCCGAAAACAAGCATTTAACCCTTTTCGCAACAGGCAATAAAAACAAGGAAAGTTGGTATGATGCTTCTAAAAAAAGTGATTTCTTTTTCTTAAAGGGAAGTATTACTTCGATATTAGAACGTTTGGGTATTTCGCGGTATAATGAAACGCCTGTTAAAAACGATGTGTTTAGCGAAGGATTGAGTTTAAACTTGGGTAAAACCAAATTGGTCGATTTTGGCTTAGTGAAAAAATCGATATTAAAACATTTTGATATTTCGCAAGAGGTGTTGTATGCCGATTTTAATTGGGATGCCATTTTAGACATTGTAAAACGCCATAAAATAACATTTAAAGCCATACCAAAATACCCGGAAGTGCGTCGGGATTTTGCCCTATTATTAGACGAAGCCGTTACTTTCGATTCCATTTACAAAATAGCAAAACAAAGTGAAAAGCAATTGCTTAAAAGTGTGAGTTTATTTGATGTATATCAAGGTAAAAACCTACCACAAGGTAAAAAGAGTTACGCCCTTCGTTTTACGTTACAAGACGAAAACAAAACGCTTAACGATAAGCAGATTGATAAGATTATGAAAAAACTTCAAACCAATTTCGAAAAACAATTGGGTGCAGAATTGAGGTAA
- a CDS encoding DUF2007 domain-containing protein, with protein sequence MADSNYIKIFTGSVIDVQRIIADLEKIDISPVVKDENESGLDPKIYGGHLLKEIYVHKDELEKAQDIIKNINPE encoded by the coding sequence ATGGCTGATTCTAATTACATTAAAATTTTCACCGGAAGTGTTATTGACGTACAGCGTATAATTGCTGATTTAGAAAAAATAGATATTAGCCCTGTTGTTAAAGACGAGAATGAGTCTGGGCTTGACCCAAAGATTTATGGCGGCCATTTGCTCAAGGAAATTTACGTGCACAAAGACGAACTTGAAAAAGCCCAGGACATTATTAAAAATATAAACCCCGAATAA
- a CDS encoding putative signal transducing protein: MANSNYIKIFTGNFITVQRIVSDLEKTNIRPIVKDQSESARLAGFGPSIPGQQELYVHKDELDKAVEIVESITSEFQN, from the coding sequence ATGGCCAATTCCAATTATATAAAAATTTTTACTGGAAATTTTATTACCGTACAACGCATTGTTTCCGATTTAGAAAAAACAAATATTCGTCCAATTGTAAAAGACCAATCTGAATCTGCGCGTTTAGCTGGTTTTGGTCCATCCATTCCTGGTCAACAAGAATTATATGTGCATAAAGACGAACTCGATAAAGCTGTTGAAATTGTTGAAAGCATAACTTCTGAGTTTCAAAATTAG